Proteins from a single region of Amblyomma americanum isolate KBUSLIRL-KWMA chromosome 10, ASM5285725v1, whole genome shotgun sequence:
- the LOC144106963 gene encoding uncharacterized protein LOC144106963, with product MQDSRPAVLFLSLLSVLVCTSVLRTTVSHCVTTTSTPRPCLPDEFKCTLKGNCIPIILLCDGKDDCSDASDEKNCLPPNCSQEQFACRNGQCIPSWRRCDGHPDCVDRSDERAGTCPPKICDSDQFACGGPSGGRCVPLKWLCDGEQDCSDGSDENGCPRRPCMEEEFACQNGECIWDQLQCDGLADCKDHSDESELACRARICRPEEFTCGSLSDRKCVPFNWRCDSVNDCTDGSDEKNCSSPACSHSEFLCGDGRCIRNSLKCDGDEDCPDGSDEKGCQASTCPQSQFTCGDGRCIWQEFVCDEDVDCLDGSDEKDCGPTCSQLEFTCGNGTCISLMLKCDGCNDCEDGSDEQGC from the coding sequence ATGCAAGACTCCAGGCCAGCTGTTTTATTCTTGAGCCTACTGTCGGTCCTGGTCTGCACTTCCGTACTAAGGACCACAGTTTCGCACTGCGTAACCACGACTTCAACGCCCCGACCTTGTCTGCCGGACGAGTTCAAGTGCACACTAAAGGGCAACTGCATCCCTATCATATTGCTGTGCGACGGCAAAGACGACTGCAGCGACGCTTCCGACgagaaaaactgcctgcctccgAACTGTTCGCAAGAACAGTTTGCGTGTCGCAATGGTCAATGCATCCCGAGCTGGCGGCGCTGCGATGGACATCCCGACTGCGTGGACAGGTCGGACGAACGTGCGGGGACTTGTCCTCCAAAGATCTGCGACTCAGACCAATTCGCCTGCGGCGGACCATCCGGTGGCAGGTGTGTTCCCCTTAAATGGCTGTGCGACGGAGAGCAAGACTGTTCCGATGGCTCTGATGAGAATGGCTGCCCGAGGCGGCCATGTATGGAGGAGGAATTTGCGTGCCAAAACGGAGAGTGCATTTGGGACCAACTACAATGCGACGGCCTCGCCGACTGCAAGGACCACTCGGACGAAAGTGAGTTAGCTTGCAGGGCCCGTATTTGCAGGCCTGAAGAGTTTACGTGTGGGTCACTCAGCGACCGAAAATGCGTTCCCTTCAACTGGCGGTGCGACAGTGTCAACGATTGTACCGACGGTTCCGACGAAAAGAACTGCAGCAGTCCGGCTTGCTCGCACTCGGAGTTTCTGTGCGGAGATGGTCGCTGCATTCGGAACTCGCTCAAGTGCGACGGCGACGAAGACTGTCCCGATGGTTCCGACGAGAAAGGCTGCCAAGCGTCGACGTGCCCGCAGTCACAGTTCACTTGCGGAGATGGTCGTTGCATTTGGCAGGAATTCGTGTGTGATGAAGATGTTGACTGTCTAGACGGTTCCGACGAGAAAGACTGTGGGCCGACCTGCTCGCAGCTGGAATTTACCTGTGGCAATGGCACCTGCATATCTCTTATGTTAAAATGTGACGGCTGTAACGACTGTGA